The DNA segment TAGTCGGCCTATAATCAATAAATTCATGatggtggggatgacttggtagtgcttagcctagcccaaatacgtggccaataccttgcggtagccaatcgatacccaatcaataggtaatcttTTAAGTCGAGTCACATGTAAATGCAAAGTCCAACTTTTTCATGCCTCCTTATTCTCTTTcttgttcctctctctctctcttttaggaCCTTTCAATCTCCCTTACCCATCAAGAGCAGCACGTAGGTGACTATACAAACGCCAGGAAAAATATTTGCGTTTTCATCAAAGTGCTTCCTCCCGTCTTCTTTAAAAATGTTAGTAAATAGACACTCCATATGGGGGTCTATGCACTCTATACAGTGtccgagcgttttttttttagctgcaccaaataaaaaaaaatatgtttaatTTTAATAATGAACATATTTGCACTAATTAGCTTTCAATTTAATAACGttacggcatatattgcaattcaTCAATTGTAAATTGTAGTTAATGCCGGTGAGTTGACAAGGCGTATCCAGTtcgaacgaattttcaggatggtaccagtttcgagatattaattttcaatgtgtgcGACAAAATAgattggcgttccagctacttttacgcttgaatgcataaaacagtgttttattaaaaataataatttgaacaacagtacatttttaccgcaagcttgatggcacatatctcgaaatttgttccaagtcgatatgtcTTGCAATCTTAGTTGCTACAATTCGTAGAtcgcaatatgtgctgtaaataaTTCAGTAAAAAACACTTATTTAGTAAAATTTTGTTGAATAGTCAATCACGCATTTAATAGCTCGTGGAAGTAATGTTTGCCTCATCGAGTAATCTAGTTGAAGGGTTAGAATTGAGGTATTTGCCCCAGGTGATTTTTAAATATTTGGGGCAGATAAATAAAAGACCCTATAAAAACAGCCATGACGCTTTGTACGTTTGGCATACAGCTCTCCGCAAACTTTGGGGAGGCAGGTGAAAAGGCAGGTAGGATTCCCCAAGGCCAGAAGTGAGGGGACCCCTGGTCAAGAGTAACAAAATACATTTTTGCAAGAGTCAGCTATCGGCTGTGGGAGATTTTATCGGAGTGACGTAAATTTTTGTTTGCTCTTCCATTAAAGAGAATGAAGCGAATAAACTGACCCTGACTGGCAAAGCCGTACTCCAAATCAAACGAATTTAATTCCACGCAAAAATGACTTTGGGAAACGTATGGACTCGAAAATCAAAAGTCAATACATCCACTAAAGCAGCCTCGAGTTCACTTAGTGGATGATCCTTCTAACGCTGCTTCATAAGCAGTACCATTTCGCTTGcagtatcttcgactggtcgcttCAGAGAGCTGCGGCAAAATATGTCGGTAAGACCGCGACGATAAGCTCTCTTTGCAAGAATAAGCGACATTCAGTAGCCATATTGAAGACGGGATGGTGCCGCTGAGCCGTGATATTAGCTAAATGCAGCCGGAATTGTGTGTTACGGTACCCTTGGACCACTCCGAGACTGCAGCGCTCTGAAACGAGCAGTCCAAGGAGCCATTAGTTTTGCCAATGCCTGTTCCAGTTATACTTTCACTTGGAGCTATGAAAGCTGTGATCCCGCTAGCTGGGTAACTCTATTGCCTGTTGACATCCTCGACGGGAAATTCGGCACAGATATGTTGTCTCTCTCTGTAAGTGGAACaatcggcgaaaaaaaaaaaaaatcatgctcCGGCCGAATGAGCTCAATCCAAGCGCGCGGTACCGATCGAGGGCTATGCACTGAGTGCTTATTTTTATTGGCGTAGTAACCGGCTTACTCTCGGTGACGTAGTAGCATACGTGTACGCAAGAATACTGGGAGACGCATCCAGGAGCAGCAGTGCCAGTAGTGACATCTGACAAAGAAACAACTGCCGAAGTGACAACTGACAAAAGAAGTTTTGCTTTAGAAGGAAAGATCATGGTTATGAAGACTAAGTTGTTGCCGACACGTTTTAAGCCAGCAGATAAGCAGAATGGAATAGAAAATTGCGCTTAACGTTCTTAACATGGCCTTCGGGATATTGCGGCGCTCGGCGACAGTGAGCGCCacctgatctcagaggccatgtttTGGGGGCTTTAGACTCGCATGGTGTCGCCACCGTCACTGCTGCGCGTGTCTACACCGGTAATCTCTCCGCGGGTATTCCGGTAAACGCCTTCGGTAAGGTTAAGGCCTCCGAGATCCGTCGACCTTGAAGGTCATGTTCGAAATCTCTTGAGGGTTCTGCGTTGCCGTAGTATTTGAAGCGGGGATCCGGATACGTTTCTGTTGCGTTGCTCTCCAAGAACTCCGGCCTGTCTGAAGCAGTATCACCGTGTACGTGATGATCGCAGCCGCCATCTGCCAACGGAAAAACAGAATCTGAATTGAAGGTGTCCGAAGTCAATGAAAATCGGCAGCCAATATCGAATTTAGGAAGAAACTTAACATCGGGAGCTCCTATCTGAATACGCGGCGCCGGTGATATCGTATTGCTCGGCAACCagtgcaccaaatttgacgaggtttgttgcatttaaaggaaaaAGTTAAAAGCTAGCGACTTCATCAAGCAGATATTTCATTTAGACCGTCATGTTTTTATATAAAAATAGTAAAAGAATGCAAGAACAAAATGCTTGCGTACCAAGTTTTTGACCCCGTGACTCAGTAGTAAACAAGGTTATCATAATTATGCCAACAGCATCTATTGAGAAATCTAAAGCAGGCAAAATTTATGTATATTATCATGAAGCAACATTCAGCATTTCTTATTTTTGAGCTGCTAGGCCTCAACGGTATCTTGTATTCGGATGACAGGCCTAAAGGTTATCTAGTATACGGATGAGTGCGTATTGAGTACGGACTACTGAAGGCAGAGAGACGCGCAGTCTCTTACCGATACGAGCAGCGACACCTTGAGCTTGAAGAAGTCGCCTCCTCTAAGGCTTAGATCTTCCGAGTCAACGCAGTCACGAAGACACTGCATCTACGATCAAATAAACAAATATTTCGATCGCCAGGAGCTATAGAGCACATCTTTGCATTCGATAATTTGGTTAAAGTTTCCGAATTATTGCAGGGAATGTGTACTCACAATCTGCACTGCATTGAAACGAAACACATGACTTTCCGAGGCTTAGCATTAGAATTTTTTATTGCAACTATGTGTTAGGGACTATGTTAGGGCTAACTCCACGTGTTAGGGACCGTACAGGGATTCTAAAGGTTGTGTCTTGTGATGAGTAACCACAGAAATGCTTCAGACCTCTTCCTTAGCACTTTGAATATGTTCAGTTGGTTCATTGACAAGCAGAAAATATTGGTAGGTTTAATATTATTATGAACATCTCTTATCCGGATGTATGTTTAAAGAAATATAGGTTGTGTTTGCTAACTTTTCCCGCATTTGAACTTGTTGGGAAAATATACGAGTATAAGTTAAAGCTCGAAAAAGAAAACGGCCCAACTGTTACACAGCTGTCATGTAGACAAACAACGTGAAACTGCTTTAATTTTTTCTTGGGCTAAGCTCTTCTAAATGTGAAACTGCACTATGCTCTTTACAGATGCATTACGGTGAGCGATTCAGCTCCGCCATTCCTACAGAGAATGATCCCGTTGCTACATTGGGGCGACGTTATGCTTACTTGACGCCTGTAGCGGTCGTTGTCCACACCGCGAGTGACCTTGCATGCGTCTTGGATCTTCTTTCCCTGTGATATTTCAAGATCTTGGTGTTAAAAGGTCAACAACTGGGGTATTATAATTGTAAATGGCGCAGAAAACAGCGCACGATGAACACGACCGGGCGCACAAGCTTAACAATTGGTAGACAACAATGCGCTCATTTTCTTGCGCTAAAAGATACCATGGTCTCAGTGAAGTCTGGTAAGTTCACGAGAGAAGTTACTGGAGCATTCACAGATACAGTGCATGTAAGGTCTTTCTATCAATGTTCTGTCTGTAATCACTCTAGAAGAGTGAGCGAGAAGAAGGCGAACCTTCAGGGAGCCGGTTTTTGTTGTTTTCAACCATATAGAGCCAGCAGATAATGAAACCAAGGAAAGTCGCAGGGGAAAATATTTGTTTCAATTCAAATGGCGAAATAGTAAGCTAAATCGAGATGAcagtggacgaaaaaacaacttggCGCCGGTAAGAGTAGCACCTACATCCTTCGCCTCAAGCAAGAGTTTTTCCACATTTTTCCAcagtcagtttcggtttcgtttttcaGGAGTTtgctgtgtcgtgacgtcatagCGCACAAAGTAATCACGTGGGAGAAAGCCATCGCGAGGTTTCGACACTCGCTCCGGTTCGCTCGGTCGTCTGCCATGCTGCTACATCGACACTCACAACGAGTGGCAGCATAGGAGGCGACCTGGCGATCTGGAGCGAGTGTCGAAACCTCGCGATGTCTTTCTCCCACGTGATTACCTTCTGTGCCATGACGTCACGACAGGGTAAACTCATGAGAAACGAAACCGGTACAGGCGGTACAGAAACTAATATATTAAATTATTTCAGCACTAGAGGCTTGCTATTATGTGAGCACTTCTTTAACAAAATACGTAGAGAACGTGGAGTATTTCATCCGGTGCTCTTTACCAGGAACTTGGCAAAAACGTCCTCGTTACCCACTCACCATGTTCGACAGGGACTGACTGAGAAAGGTAAGCGAGACGAACTCGTACGTCGTGTACGCAGCGTAGAACCAACTGCCGTAATTTTCTCGGTCGCCCAACCCATCCATGCAGAGGTAGTACACAGAGGTGCAGAGAAGCAGCAGGACAAAGACGCCGTTTATCACCAGTGGCCAGTTCCATACGTCGTTGACTGCGTTCTTCAGCTGTTGTATCTCGCACACGTTCATCCGAACGGCCTCGAGGCGCTTTGGAACGTCGTCTCCGCGACAAGGCGTCAATGACTGGTCGGCGTTATTCAGGGTGACGCATTCTTCCAGGACCTTCAGCTGGACCTTTGTATACTCGACAAGTACTTGACAGGAAGAACGCAGCATCGCGGTGTGGACGTTGTCGTAGGAGTAGTAGAAGACGGAAGCGACTACAAACCTGATCCAGAGGTACGACCGCTCCCAGCTGCTGTGGACTCCGTTACTGAGAGTCGACTCGAGTATCCGGGGCACCAAGAGGGCTGCCATGGCGAACGCCATACAATAGATGACGCAGAGACACGCCCGCCGCGCGTCATGCCAGAAGTACCGTCGCGGTGCGCAGCATTCGCATGAAGGCATCCCGATGCGTTTCTCGAAGGCGGAGGCGCGCGCGTAGAAGTCGATGATTTTGGAGGACCCGCGAAGGAGGCACACCAGGTTGACGACGATCTTGACCAGGGCGACGGCGTTGGCCACCATGCTCAGAGAGCTGTCCAGGATGTAGCGGCTCTTGGCCACCCGGTAGCCGTCGTGGACTATGTCGTCCACCACCTCCCAGCACAGGAAGGCGATGCAGCCGCACGAGTACAACGTGTACCAACTCTTCCAAACAGCCTTCGGTGGTGCATGCTGGTCATGACGTTTGAAGAGGTTGCGTATGAAGAAGCATCCGCACAGACGACAGAGCCGGCCGTGAAAACGGAAACCTCGAGCCATGAGTGAAGCGCAGCTTGAGGATCGGTGTTGGCCGGCCGCTGAGCCTCTGGTCACGGCTACGCTGTGCACCTTTGACGGGAACAGTCGTTGGCATACTCTCTCCCGCTTCTTAGCTGTCAGTCTCCGCGTGGAGGCGGGTAGCTCTGCATTTTCCTTCGAAAAAGAGACGTCACGTCTGCAGTGAACCAGGGCAATCAATCACGACAACACGTACCATACTGCGTTTCACTAAGCATGCATTGCATCGAATGCTAGAGCTCGTGTCAGAAAATCAATATAGAGTACCGGCTGCGTGTTCCATGAGAAAAGAGCAAGGGACGCTAGCCCATTTTACGCTACAAACCCTTCCGTGAAGCGTCCGTTCCGTCGGCACCACACGGAGAATCGTTAGAGGCGTACAGTGAAAGAGCCCTCCTTCTGTTCCTTTTTGTTCCGATAGAAATTAtttgaacactccaggcgcagtTTCGCCATCGGCagcgccatgatgttccgtataaagtccaagtgcgataacatcgtggtcACACgccatacgctgtgtgtgcgactgaaagcgtgcgatggtgaaCCGAGGGTGGTGGCTcggtctcgcgtgcgcaagggaggaaggagGAGAAGGAGCACGCCGTATTCCATCAGGTACAAGGCACCGGGGGTGTTCTACTCCGGTGACACGGTGACGCGTTCTGGCACGTATGGCGCGCCAGAACGCGGCCGCACGGGCCCTGTGTTTAAAGTTATCTTCGATGGGGACAGAGCGTAGGcacgccgagggctgatagcttcgtgtacgctgtgttttcgccacttagttgcgttgaagcaagaggcagcacaaaggtcgattcgctcgttgctgccgccgcgcttcctcacgccagcgtttcgacagcgagtgtccccgatcatcgagtgagatgtgctcatgaTTTCCTgcgcgcgcgtggcaccatgcttgtggatttagttagtatgcctatgtttacaagtttataaggaagataaaactactattctta comes from the Dermacentor silvarum isolate Dsil-2018 chromosome 9, BIME_Dsil_1.4, whole genome shotgun sequence genome and includes:
- the LOC125940269 gene encoding uncharacterized protein LOC125940269, with product MAALLVPRILESTLSNGVHSSWERSYLWIRFVVASVFYYSYDNVHTAMLRSSCQVLVEYTKVQLKVLEECVTLNNADQSLTPCRGDDVPKRLEAVRMNVCEIQQLKNAVNDVWNWPLVINGVFVLLLLCTSVYYLCMDGLGDRENYGSWFYAAYTTYEFVSLTFLSQSLSNMGKKIQDACKVTRGVDNDRYRRQMQCLRDCVDSEDLSLRGGDFFKLKVSLLVSMAAAIITYTVILLQTGRSSWRATQQKRIRIPASNTTATQNPQEISNMTFKVDGSRRP